The Methanosarcina acetivorans C2A genome includes the window TATTTGTATATTGCAATAGTTTCAGTATTATACTGAGGAGTATTTATCGACTGCAAGGAAGTTATTACCAACTACTGGAATTTCAGATCTTCTACTTACACAAACGGAGTAAATGGTTTTGATGAAGAAGAGCGAACGATCTGGAAACAAACATTTGAAAAATCCCTGGCTTCCGGCAAGCGTTTAAAAGTACTGGATGTGGGTACAGGCACAGGTTTTCTAGCCCTCCTTTTTGCCGAGATGGGACATGAGGTAACAGGCATAGACCTGTCCGAAGGCATGCTCGAAAAAGCAAAGCATAACGCCGATAACATGGGTATAGAAATTGATCTCTTCCATGGGGATGCGGAAAATCTGCCTTTCGAGGATTGCTCTTTTGACCTGGTTGTAAACAAATACCTGCTCTGGGCTCTCGAAGAACCTTCCCGTGCAGTTTGTGAATGGAAGCGAGTCCTTAAACCGGGAGGCATGATTTTTTCCATAGATGGCAACTGGTTTGACTCTCGCCCAGATAGATATATCAAAAGAATGCTTTCCGAGCTGGTAGAAAGCTTTGAGAATAAGAAACAATACAACAGGATATTCAAGAATTCCTACGCTCCGATAAGGAATTTTCTTCCCCTCTATGAGAAAATAAACCCGGAAAGTATCTCCCTTCTCTTTTCCGAAACCGGACTTGTAAATACTGCAATCAATTCCCTTCTGGAGGTGCAGAAGTTTCAAAGAAATAAGTACCCGTTTTCACAGAGGCTGCTTGAGAATAACTCCATATTTCTGATATCGGGGCAGAAAATTTAAGGATAAGATTTAAAGTTCAAGAATAAGCTTTTTTTGTCCCTTCCTATTTTTTAGTTGAATTTTTTCCATAAGATGCCCTGACATTTTTATTTCTTCGCTGTTAACACATTATATTTATTAATTTTCATACAATTTTGACGATATTTACGGCTTAATTTTACATTTCTAATCAGGTTTTTTTTACGTGGTGCAACAAAACTTTTTAACATACATACTTTTCGAAAATTGTAGAAAGCTTTTTATTAGAATCCAAAAAAATAAACGTTAAATTAAATTTGAATAAATAATTTTAGATGTATAATAAAGGGGAGATAAAGAGGCATAGATCTCATGAACAGCTTACTGAACGTTGAAAGCAACTCTTATTCAGCCCTATTCCGGGAATATGAGCCGCAATTATACAACATAAGATCACACATACTGCATTTTTACGATAATATTAAAGACCGCGATTTAAGCACAATTGCGGAATCAAACCTGGAAGAGCTTTATGAGATATTCTCCGAGCTCGATGAACTGGGGCATCTGGATGTTGACAGCACGATGTGTGAGTTTGTGCTTCATGACCCGGCAATCAGGGCCTTACTTCCTGCAGTCCATTCCAGTTACAGCAGTTATTTTAGCCTTCATGAGATCCAGCTTGCACGAAAAATTCTTAACTATGAAAACCCCTGGGAAGTGCTCGAATCCTTTCCCCTGTATCCGAGATATGAAAATCTGATCAATGTCCATTTTCAGAATTCTTCCCACGCTAAAGTTCTGGTTTTTATAGGCTGCGGACCTCTTCCTATTACCCTGCTACTATTCAGTAAATTGTACGGCATTCGCTGCATCGGCATAGACATAGACCCTGAAGCAGTAGCTCTGGCAAAAAGCTGTGTAAAACACTTTGGCCTTGAAAAAGATATCAGTATTATTGAAGGGAATGAGAATATGCTTTCGGAACTCGAATGGGACGCTGTGCTCGTAGCAGCTCTTGCTGAACCGAAGCCGCGCATTTTCCAGAATCTCCATACAATAATCAAAAAGAAAAAATCCGAGAATGGTAAGCCTATTTCCGTGTGTTACCGTAACTATACGGGCATGAGGCAGCTGTTCTACTGGCCTGTCCTTCCGGAGCATACCCGGGGTTTTCGGAAAATAAACGAAATACGCCCTTCCTGCGGAGTAAACAACACCCTGGTCTTCCTGGAGTGTGAATAACATTCAAAAAATAGAGGATGCTTTCTTAGTTGCCGAGCTCCGGCAGATTTCTGCTGTGGTAAAGGGCCCTGGAGAGGAGGAGATTCTGCAAAGTTCCTCGGGCAAACTGCATGCCCTATTTAAAAGGCTGGACGAACTCGCAGCCCTGGAAGTAGATGAAAAGTCTATTGATGCAATCCTTAAAAGCCCGACTTTTAATGCTCTGATTGATTCGATTTCCCGTTTCCGGTTTTTATACAATCTGAAACTTGAAAACGAAAAAGCAAAAAACCTTCTTGAGAGTTCGGATCCATGGGAAACCCTCCGGAATTTTACATATTATCCGAACTACCTGCAGCTTGCAAGGACCGAATATACAGGTTCCGGCCTAAAACCCGGAGACTGTGTTCTTTTTCTTGGCAGTGGCCCTCTTCCTCTGAGCCTGATAGTGCTCTGCCACGAATACGACCTTTTCGGAATCGGGATTGAACAGGACGAAAAAAGGGCAAATCTTTCGAGAGAGGTGATTGCCTGTATCGGGCTTTCCGAAAGAATCAAAATAATAGAAGGAAATCACTTCAACCTGCCCCTTGGAACCAGATGCGATCTTTATATGGTCGCTGCCCAAGCTGAACCCAAAAAGGAGGTGTTCGAACACCTGGCAAAAATCCTTCCCGGAGGAACTAAGGTTTCCTACCGCCTCTACGAAAAAGGGCTCCGAAGAATTCTGGACGGAAATTCCCTTTTCGAGCTGCCTTCAGGTTTTGAAGAATATCTCAGGGTTCAGCCGGAACCTCCAATTAATAATACGGTTGTATTTCTGAAAAGAAGATGAAAAACTTCTTGAGATTTGCAGAAAAGAGGTTCAAAACTATGTAACTCAGTTCTCTTTTCAGTCAACCGATCATTCAGGTAAAAAGATGGGCATATATTATGCAAGTCGCACCCAGGAACAGAAAAAAAACATCCGGAGTCCTGATTTTTGTCCTGTAATAAGTTGTTTCGTACCCGCTCCCGTAGCCTCTGCAAAGCATACTGATATAGGTCCTTTCTCCCTGCTCGTAGGAGCGTATGAAAATTGCGCTAATGCTGTTTCCTATCTGCTCGATGATCCATTTACGTGGGACATCTTTGTTCCATATATTGAAGAGCCTGGTCTGCTGCGCAATCCGTATTCTTTTGAGGACAGCCCAAAACACAAAGAGATAACGCACCATCATACTCAGGAGCAGAGTAAATTCCCTTGGGATACCTATTCTTTCTGCTGCTACAACCATATCTCTCAGTCGCGTAGTGGAAGATAGCAAGACGATGGCTGTTATGCAGACCAGAAATTTTGCAAGCAGTGAGCTCCCGAAGGCGAGTCCCTCATAGGTTATACTTAGCCCAAAAGGCAGATCGAGAGGATAAGGAGTATAAGTTTCCATAAAGGAAGGTCTCAGGAAAGGCTGGATAAGAGCAATTCCCAGTCCGAAAGGCAAAATCGCAAGAATGCGAAGGAGAAAATATCTTAAATCCAGCCCAGAAGCAAGCACAAGGAGCAGTAAATAAGCCTCGATTACAAGAAGACGAACCATATTTTTTTCGTGAATCCTTGGCAGGCTTACTACATAAACGATTACAACAAGCGTAAAGAGCAATTTTACCCTTGGATCAAGACGATGTATGGGGCTGTTCTTATATGATTCGCGTTCGATATCCGTAAGGGTTACCATTAAACGTTCTCCTGTTTAAAAAATCTTCCCGGCTTTCATCCCATCCTGAACGTTTGAAATCTGGAATCCATTACCCTCAGGATTTCATCCCTTGCCTTTTCGGCTGTTATCTTTATGTTAATATCGACCCCTTCCTGCTGGAGCATTTCAAATATCTCGGCAATTCTTGGAAGCCTGAGGTGAGCTTTTCTGAGGAGTTCGGGATCGCTAAAAATTTCCTCAGGGATTCCGTCAGCCTCAAGTTTTCCATGATGGAGGACAAAAACCCTTTCAGCAAAATAGGGGACAACATCCACATCATGGGTAGAAAGAAGCAGGGTAATACCAAGTTCCTTATTCATTTTCATGATCAATTCAAGAAAGCGAGCAGAACTTAAAGGGTCAAGCCCTGCTGTCGGTTCGTCAAGCACAATGACCTCCGGGCGCATGGCAAGGATACCTGCGATTGCAACAAGTTTCTTCTGTCCTCCGCTCAGATGGTGTGGGGCTCTCTCTTCAAAACCCTCAAGTCCCACCATCTTCAGGGCTTCCTTTACCCTCTTTTCTACTTCTTCACTGGATAGACCCATATTGATTGGTCCAAATGCTATATCTTCTTCAACGCTCGGAGCAAGCACCTGATCATCAGGATCCTGAAAAACTATCCCTACAGTCTCCCTGCACATCCGGACATTCTTTTTAGTTATCTTTTCTCCTTTTACCAGGACTTCTCCGGAAAGAGGCTTCAGGATTCCATTAAGGTGTTTAAAGAGAGTGGACTTTCCTGCTCCGTTAGCTCCAAGGACTGCAACTCTTTCCCCTTTGTATACTTTCAGGTTAATTTCTTCCAGGGTGTTTGCATCAAGATGTGGATACCTGTGGCAGAGATTTTTAACTTCAAGGATAGGGATGCCACTTCTTTCTACGGCATTGGCTGCCTTTTCCGAGCCTGGCTCTATACTTCCATGCCGGTCGCTATCCTCTGCCGGAACATCCTGGGCATTTCCGTAGCTTGATGAAAGAGTCGATATGGTCATGTTTGATTACATCCTGTTAAGGGTAGCTGTTGACTGTTATAAAAATCGTGCTACCTTTATATATACGATGGTATTGTTGACAGCTGGTTCAGAGTGGACTCTGTTATATTCTTCAAACCTTCTGGAGAAATTGGGAGATAATTCCAAAAGAGAATTTCTGTCTAATAACTTTCTGAGCCCTTTTTCATAGGCGCGGTAGGAGTTTTTGGTCCCTGCAGGCAGTACCTTTGCCAAGTGATGAAATATCTTCGTTTTTGGTCCGGCTTAAGCGGCTATCATGACAATATCACATCCACTTTCAGAGGTAAAACTCAATTTTTATGCTCGTGCGCATGCTCTTTATCATGGGCGTGTAGATGCTCATGCACAAGCTTGCCGTGCATGTGCATGTGTTCATGGATCAGATTTGTGGAAAGGAGAAGGTTCAGGTCGTTGAGCACCTTTTCTACATCCCCGTCCACCACAATTCTA containing:
- a CDS encoding class I SAM-dependent methyltransferase; the protein is MDVGTGTGFLALLFAEMGHEVTGIDLSEGMLEKAKHNADNMGIEIDLFHGDAENLPFEDCSFDLVVNKYLLWALEEPSRAVCEWKRVLKPGGMIFSIDGNWFDSRPDRYIKRMLSELVESFENKKQYNRIFKNSYAPIRNFLPLYEKINPESISLLFSETGLVNTAINSLLEVQKFQRNKYPFSQRLLENNSIFLISGQKI
- a CDS encoding nicotianamine synthase family protein, yielding MNSLLNVESNSYSALFREYEPQLYNIRSHILHFYDNIKDRDLSTIAESNLEELYEIFSELDELGHLDVDSTMCEFVLHDPAIRALLPAVHSSYSSYFSLHEIQLARKILNYENPWEVLESFPLYPRYENLINVHFQNSSHAKVLVFIGCGPLPITLLLFSKLYGIRCIGIDIDPEAVALAKSCVKHFGLEKDISIIEGNENMLSELEWDAVLVAALAEPKPRIFQNLHTIIKKKKSENGKPISVCYRNYTGMRQLFYWPVLPEHTRGFRKINEIRPSCGVNNTLVFLECE
- a CDS encoding nicotianamine synthase family protein; translated protein: MNNIQKIEDAFLVAELRQISAVVKGPGEEEILQSSSGKLHALFKRLDELAALEVDEKSIDAILKSPTFNALIDSISRFRFLYNLKLENEKAKNLLESSDPWETLRNFTYYPNYLQLARTEYTGSGLKPGDCVLFLGSGPLPLSLIVLCHEYDLFGIGIEQDEKRANLSREVIACIGLSERIKIIEGNHFNLPLGTRCDLYMVAAQAEPKKEVFEHLAKILPGGTKVSYRLYEKGLRRILDGNSLFELPSGFEEYLRVQPEPPINNTVVFLKRR
- the cbiQ gene encoding cobalt ECF transporter T component CbiQ produces the protein MVTLTDIERESYKNSPIHRLDPRVKLLFTLVVIVYVVSLPRIHEKNMVRLLVIEAYLLLLVLASGLDLRYFLLRILAILPFGLGIALIQPFLRPSFMETYTPYPLDLPFGLSITYEGLAFGSSLLAKFLVCITAIVLLSSTTRLRDMVVAAERIGIPREFTLLLSMMVRYLFVFWAVLKRIRIAQQTRLFNIWNKDVPRKWIIEQIGNSISAIFIRSYEQGERTYISMLCRGYGSGYETTYYRTKIRTPDVFFLFLGATCIIYAHLFT
- a CDS encoding ATP-binding cassette domain-containing protein, producing the protein MTISTLSSSYGNAQDVPAEDSDRHGSIEPGSEKAANAVERSGIPILEVKNLCHRYPHLDANTLEEINLKVYKGERVAVLGANGAGKSTLFKHLNGILKPLSGEVLVKGEKITKKNVRMCRETVGIVFQDPDDQVLAPSVEEDIAFGPINMGLSSEEVEKRVKEALKMVGLEGFEERAPHHLSGGQKKLVAIAGILAMRPEVIVLDEPTAGLDPLSSARFLELIMKMNKELGITLLLSTHDVDVVPYFAERVFVLHHGKLEADGIPEEIFSDPELLRKAHLRLPRIAEIFEMLQQEGVDINIKITAEKARDEILRVMDSRFQTFRMG